A stretch of the Acomys russatus chromosome 23, mAcoRus1.1, whole genome shotgun sequence genome encodes the following:
- the LOC127206108 gene encoding tissue factor-like — protein MFTESELGQPVIQHFKQDGTKLNVTVEDSQTLVRKGKSGAFLTLRGVFGNDLSYILTYQNDSSTGNKTAKINTNEFLIDVDKGACYCFTVQAQILSRKRNQMSPKSTQECTDQWTSRLGEILILVGAGVYMVMIFIILLSIFLCQRKKRRAAQKR, from the exons ATGTTCACAGAAT cAGAACTTGGACAGCCCGTAATTCAGCATTTTAAACAAGATGGCACAAAACTGAACGTGACAGTGGAAGACTCACAAACGTTGGTCAGAAAGGGCAAGAGCGGCGCATTCCTCACCCTGCGGGGAGTTTTTGGCAACGACTTGAGTTATATACTTACTTATCAAAATGACTCAAGTACAGGAAAT AAAACAGCCAAGATAAACACTAATGAATTCTTGATAGATGTGGACAAAGGAGCATGCTACTGCTTTACTGTACAAGCTCAGATTCTCtccaggaaaagaaaccaaatgaGCCCAAAAAGCACCCAGGAATGCACAGACCAATGGACCAGTAGACTGGGAG aaataCTCATCCTTGTGGGAGCAGGGGTGTACATGGTCATGATCTTTATCATCCTCCTGTCCATATTTTTGTGCCAGCGTAAAAAGCGCAGAGCAGCGCAGAAAAGGTAG